One window of the Psilocybe cubensis strain MGC-MH-2018 chromosome 12, whole genome shotgun sequence genome contains the following:
- a CDS encoding putative lipase C16A3.12c gives MPLSAQPPSSDAIELDVAKKVKNAKNFRQICSIFGYQHEDHPIVTDDGYLLLLQRILPKGGTTNAEGQRRVVYMQHGLLTNSELFMRVTDSRKCIPLVLADQGYDVWMGNNRGNKYSRRHLHKKVDSPEYWDFCIDDFARHDIPTSIDYVLKHTGQEKLSYIGFSQGTAQAFASLSVHPDLNEKIDVFIALAPIMVPPGYSFSYLDSFVKRDPSIIYRIFGRKSMFPSVAMWQSILPASILHRIVDVAVMYLLGFYNKNITYAQKIAAYNNIYCSSSVKAVVHWSQIMRNSVFSTYEDGAGRSASSLTPYPTQGIKTPIVLIYGDHDSLFDLETALKHLPQNIKCRRLYDYEHLDVLWGGKVHEDVIPKVLEALVPCR, from the exons ATGCCACTTTCAGCTCAACCCCCATCATCAGACGCCATAGAACTTGACGTCGCGAAGAAGGTCAAAAACGCGAAGAACTTTCGCCAGATATGTTCTATCTTTGGGTACCAGCACGAAGATCATCCCATTGTAACCGATGATGGCTACCTGCTACTTTTGCAGAGAATTTTGCCCAAGGGAGGTACCACGAATGCAGAGGGCCAGAGACGTGTCGTTTACATGCAACACGGCCTTTTGACGAACAGCGAGCTGTTCATGCGAGTTACGGATTCTAGGAAATGCATTCCGCTTGTTTTGGCTGACCAGGGATACGATGTATGGATGGGAAATAATAG AGGAAACAAATATTCCCGACGCCATCTACATAAGAAAGTGGACTCTCCAGAGTACTGG GATTTCTGCATCGACGATTTCGCCCGCCATGACATTCCCACATCAATTGATTATGTGCTGAAGCATACTGGCCAGGAAAAGTTAAGCTACATCGGATTTAGTCAAGGCACAGCACAAGCTTTCGCTTCCTTGAGCGTTCATCCCGACCTTAACGAAAAGATTGACGTATTCATCGCATTGGCACCCATCATGGTTCCCCCTGGGTATTCATTCTCTTACTTGGATTCTTTTGTAAAACGCGA TCCGTCTATTATATACCGAATATTCGGGCGTAAATCAATGTTTCCATCCGTTGCCATGTGGCAGTCCATTCTCCCTGCCTCAATCCTCCACAGAATTGTGGACGTCGCCGTCATGTACCTCTTAGGATTTTACAACAAAAACATTACCTACGCGCAGAAGATAGCCGCCTACAACAACATCTACTGCAGTTCTTCCGTCAAGGCTGTCGTACACTGGTCACAAATAATGCGTAACTCGGTATTCAGCACATACGAAGACGGCGCCGGAAGAAGCGCGTCCTCGTTGACGCCATATCCAACGCAAGGGATCAAAACACCGATTGTCCTCATTTATGGCGACCATGACAGCCTATTTGACCTTGAAACAGCACTAAAACATCTTCCTCAGAATATAAAATGCCGACGGTTGTACGATTACGAGCATCTAGATGTACTATGGGGAGGGAAAGTACATGAAGATGTTATACCCAAAGTTTTGGAGGCTTTAGTTCCTTGTCGATAA